In Terriglobia bacterium, the sequence TATCCGGTACAGCCCGATTGAGGGCTCCATATAAGGAGATCGCAGGAGGCAATATGGTAAGAAATATCTCAACCATGGTGCTGGCCTTGATACTCGTTGTGGGCACTTCTTATGCGCAGACGCAATCGCCGGACCTCAAAAACCTGGAGAAGGAAGCCGGTCGTCTGGACGCAGATGCCGCGAAGATGAGTGGATCGGACGCACCCTTGGTGGCCATTTCAAAACAGCTCGGAATTCCAATCGACACCCTTAAGAACGAGAAACAGAGCACGAATTTCGGATACGGCCAGCTGTTTATTGCCAATGCCCTGGCCCAGTCGACAGGAAAGAGCTTTGACCAGCTCGCCCAGGAATTCCAGCAAGGAAAGGGTTGGGGGGAAATTGCCAAAGAGAACGGCGTGAAGTTGGGACACGTCGTGAGCGGAATAAAGCACGCCGACAAGCAGATGAAGCATGAACATCAAAGCCAACTGCGGGCCCAGCACAACATGGCGGCACAACAGAACCGCGCCTCGGGGCACAGCCCGGTCCGGAAGGGATCCAAGCGCTGAAAGGCACCTAATCAACCAAGTGCCCGCCTGCAGGCGGGCACCTTTTGGTGACAACGACTGATCCGGAAGCAAGCCCTCCATGTGGCTGCTCCCGTTGAAAGGTGGGCACCACGTCCTCCATTTTTGCGGCACTCACAAGGTAAATGCCCGATCAGTTATTGAGGAAATCGTAATGCTGGCGCAGACAATCTATTCCCGAGTGTCTTTGGGGCGGCTTTTGGTTCTCGCTCTTGTCCTGACCCTCCCGGAAGCGCGCAGCTTAGCGGCGCCGCAGGCAGATAAGAAAGGACTTCTGCTATCTCTGGGTTTTGCCGGCAATTCTGATCAGGCCGGTCGGATCTTCAAATTGAGTGATGCCGTCGGATACAGGTTCAACAAGCATTTTGAGGTGACCGCCGGCCTGCCCGTGTATTTTGTCATGGCCTCGAGCACTGGCGTGACCCAGGGATTCGTTTCCAACAACGGCATCGGCAATGCTTATCTCGAACTGAGAGGGCTGGCGAGCAACGATGATTGGTATTTCAGCACCACCCTCCGGGGAAGTGCCCCCACCGGGGATTCGCAGAAAGGTTTCAGCACCGGGCGCGTGACCGTCGATTGGTCCAACTACCTCGAGAGAACCATCGGCAGATTCACCCCTTTCGGCAACGCGGGCATGGGCAACACGATTTCCGACACTCATTTCTTTTACCGTCCTTTCACTACCTTGGGAGTCGTCGGACACTTCGAGGGCGGCACCAATTTCCAGATTTTCGATCCTGTGAGCGTAGGGGCTTCCGTGTACTCAGATGTTCCAAAAGGTGAACAGAAAGTGTTCAGCAAGCTGATTCCGCGCGGTCAAGCTGGCAATCCGGCCAAGCTCGGCGGTCACGGGAGGGTCTTTGAAATCCAAAGCGTCGTCGTCGGCACCGCGGATATTGCCAGAGACCATGGCGTCGCCGGTTGGCTGGATTTGTACCCATCATCCAGTCTGAGCCTCGAGATTGGATACAGCCGAAGCATGCGTTTTGATTACAACACGCTTTTCTTCTCAGTCGACTTCGATCTCGGCAAGCTCATCCGCAAATCCCTACAGTGAGTGTCCGGCATGGGTGCAATTGCCGGTCTTCTGCTTTTGTGCTTCGCTCTCTTTTTGTAACGAAATCGAGCTGGAACCGTATCAACAATCAGGCAATCACGTTGGCGATGAGTCACGGCGCAGACTGTTGAGGCCAACGCGAGCGCTGTGAGCTTGTTGCCCCGGAATATCCGCTCCCGTGACACGGTTCCAGCCGGCGGGAGGACATGGAGGTTTGAGTGGCCCCGATGAGGTTCCTGCCCAGCCGCACGGTCTCGTCGATTGGCATTGTCGTAGCTCTCGCGGTGATCCTGGCAGTTCTCGCCGTGTTGCAGTATCGCTGGAGCGGCCAGGTCAGCGAGGCCGAGCGCGAGCGAATGCAGGCCAGCCTGAGAAACGCCACCACCCAGTTTCGACAGGAGTTCAACCGCGATCTTCAGCAGCTGGGGCAGTCATTTCAACCCGATCCGACAATCCTGGCGAGCAGGGACTGGCAACGTTACGCCCGGAGCTCTGCCGACCTTTTGACCGGTGCCGAGAGATCCCTGGCGAGTTCAGTTTATCTCTGGATTGCCGGAGATGACGCAAATCCGCAACTTCTGAAACTGATGCCGGATGCGAAATCCTTCGCCTCCGTTCCGTGGCCGGCCCGATTCGAGGGCGTGCGCGAACGGTACGAACGTACATTTGTGGGCTCCGCGCGGCCGCCTGCCGACGTTCGTCCTTTTTCCTGGACCATGATTTCCGGGATCCCGCTGTTGCTTCATCCCCTCATGGTGTTCCAACCCCCGTCCGAGCCCCCCACGGCGAATGTGCATTTCCTCGGGTATCTGATGGTAGAGTTGAGCCTGGATTCCATCCGGGCTGAGCTGCTCCCCGAACTCGCTCAGAGATATTTTGGAGGTCCGGACGGCTTCATTTATAAAGTCGCCATCCTCAGCGGGCGCGATCCTGGCGCGATCATCTATCAGTCCGATCCCAACCTGCCGGCTGCGGCTTTCGCATCGCCTGATGCAAGTGTCCCTCTGCTGGATGAGTCCCGGGCGCGCATGGGCCGAAGGGGCCCGGGCATGGGCGGCGATCTGAGACCGCCGAACCCGGATGCCCCGCGCCCGGCGTTCGTCCCGTCCGGTCGGGGCAGGGGACGCGGCTCACCCGGAATTCTGGCCGGCAACGACGGTACCGACTGGGAGTTGATCGTAAAACACAGCCAGGGCTCGCTCGAGGCTGTGGTGGCCGGCCTGCGGCGGCGGAACCTGGCAATCAGCTTCGGCATCCTGCTGATGCTGGCCTCGAGTATGGCTTTGATCATCGCCTACACACAGAGAGCACAGCGTCTTGCCCAGCTCCAGATGGATTTTGTTGCAGGAGTTTCCCATGAGCTTAGGACGCCCCTGGCGGTGATTTGTTCGGCGGGTGACAATCTTGCGGAAGGAGTGGTCGCGGATTCGAGTCAGCAGATCCGGCAGTACGGCGAACTCGTTCGTGATGAGGGATGGAGGCTTACCGGCATGGTGGAGCAGATCCTCCAGTTCGCCAGTCATCAGAAAGGACGCCGGCAATACAACCTCACTCCGGTTCGGGCGGACGAGATCACCGAGAAGGCGCTGGAGAAGGTTCGTCCCATGATTGAAGCCGCCGGATTTGCGTTGGAAAAAAGCATCCAACAGGATCCGGCTCGGGTCAATGTAGATGCACATGCTTTGTCTCAGTGCATCGAAAACCTGATCAGCAATGCCTTGAAATACTCGGGAGGAAGTCGCTGGCTGGCGGTGCGAACGCAGCGCGCTCAGGGGGGAAAAGGCTCAGAGCTGCTGCTCACCGTTGAAGACCGGGGAATGGGAATCGAGCCCGCTGACCTTCCGCACATTTTCGACCCTTTTTATCGGGGTCGTGCGGCTACGGCTGCTCAGATTCATGGCACCGGTCTCGGCCTCTGTATGGCTCGCGAGGCTGTGGTCGCCATGGGAGGGAGCATCAGCGTCAAGACCACTCCGGGCAGGGGCAGCGCGTTCACGATCCATCTGCCCGCGCTGCCGCCTGAAGAAGCAGAATTGTCGGCCGGGCCGGTGCAGTCATGATGGCGAAGAGTGAGTGTGCATGGATGGCCGAGTGCCATCGGCATCTCCCGTTTCGCAATCCGATGCAGCCCTTTGACTGTTCCGAACACTACTCCGGGGTATAAGATCCTGCCATGGAGCAAAGAATCTTGCTGATCGAGGATGAGCCGGGATTACGCCTCACCCTCAGCGATCGGCTGCACAGAGAGGGATACAGAGTGGAAGCCGCCTCCGACGGCGAGGCCGGTTTCACTCAGGCTGCCGGCGGCGATTTTGATCTGATCATCCTCGATCTCATGCTTCCGAAAAAAAACGGATTCGACGTTTGCCGCGACCTGCGGCAGGCGGGGCTGGAAACGCCGATATTAATGCTCACCGCGCGCGATCAAATGGTGGACAAAGTTGTGGGCTTGAAGATAGGCGCCGATGACTACGTCACCAAGCCTTTCGAGATGATGGAGCTTCTTGCCCGCGTGGAAGCATTGTTGAGACGGGCAACCAAACAACCCGCAGAGGCGTCGGCAGTGCACCAATTCGGCTCCATCCGGGTTGAT encodes:
- a CDS encoding HAMP domain-containing histidine kinase translates to MRFLPSRTVSSIGIVVALAVILAVLAVLQYRWSGQVSEAERERMQASLRNATTQFRQEFNRDLQQLGQSFQPDPTILASRDWQRYARSSADLLTGAERSLASSVYLWIAGDDANPQLLKLMPDAKSFASVPWPARFEGVRERYERTFVGSARPPADVRPFSWTMISGIPLLLHPLMVFQPPSEPPTANVHFLGYLMVELSLDSIRAELLPELAQRYFGGPDGFIYKVAILSGRDPGAIIYQSDPNLPAAAFASPDASVPLLDESRARMGRRGPGMGGDLRPPNPDAPRPAFVPSGRGRGRGSPGILAGNDGTDWELIVKHSQGSLEAVVAGLRRRNLAISFGILLMLASSMALIIAYTQRAQRLAQLQMDFVAGVSHELRTPLAVICSAGDNLAEGVVADSSQQIRQYGELVRDEGWRLTGMVEQILQFASHQKGRRQYNLTPVRADEITEKALEKVRPMIEAAGFALEKSIQQDPARVNVDAHALSQCIENLISNALKYSGGSRWLAVRTQRAQGGKGSELLLTVEDRGMGIEPADLPHIFDPFYRGRAATAAQIHGTGLGLCMAREAVVAMGGSISVKTTPGRGSAFTIHLPALPPEEAELSAGPVQS
- a CDS encoding response regulator transcription factor, giving the protein MEQRILLIEDEPGLRLTLSDRLHREGYRVEAASDGEAGFTQAAGGDFDLIILDLMLPKKNGFDVCRDLRQAGLETPILMLTARDQMVDKVVGLKIGADDYVTKPFEMMELLARVEALLRRATKQPAEASAVHQFGSIRVDFRKTAVYRTGKVVALSAKEFQLLRYFIENRGATLSRERLLQEVWGYTSTPYTRTVDVHVAWLRQKLEDDPKQPQWIVTVHGLGYRFAG